In Acaryochloris marina S15, a single genomic region encodes these proteins:
- a CDS encoding STAS domain-containing protein has product MSHKVVQPTELLDGISANQLRREITDVMAEGVKTILVDLQDVTFMNSSAIGALVATLKAVRAGGGEMFLCSLNDQVRIIFELTKMDQIFKICADRQEFEQKFAVTAN; this is encoded by the coding sequence ATGAGCCATAAAGTTGTCCAACCCACAGAACTACTAGATGGAATCAGTGCAAATCAATTGCGCCGCGAAATCACGGATGTGATGGCCGAAGGCGTGAAAACCATCCTCGTAGATTTGCAGGACGTTACCTTCATGAACAGCTCGGCGATTGGCGCTTTAGTCGCAACGCTCAAAGCGGTTCGAGCTGGAGGTGGCGAAATGTTTCTATGCTCCCTGAATGATCAGGTGCGCATTATTTTTGAATTGACCAAAATGGACCAAATCTTCAAGATTTGTGCTGATCGCCAAGAATTTGAACAAAAGTTTGCGGTTACGGCCAATTAG
- the ftsH gene encoding ATP-dependent zinc metalloprotease FtsH — protein sequence MNQQLGQRRWVRQLSALVVGVVLSQSLPVLAESKDENVSYSDFIEHVEARRIKTAKIYEKQRIAEFKLKDQPEDAEFSKVLLFDKDPELFSVLRENKVDFEQVPDPGENPLLGILSQFLLFIFIIFLFLVFLRRTAGSSSGPGQILNFGKSKARFQMESETGVTFVDVAGIEEAKEELQEVVTFLKQPERFTAVGARIPRGVLLIGPPGTGKTLLAKAISGEAGVPFFSISGSEFVEMFVGVGASRVRDLFKKAKENAPCLVFIDEIDAVGRQRGAGIGGGNDEREQTLNQLLTEMDGFEGNTGIIVIAATNRPDILDTALLRPGRFDRQVTVDLPAFKGRLGILEVHSREKKMSPQVSLEAIARRTPGFSGAALANLLNEAAILTARRRKDAITELEVDDAIDRITIGLKMAPHLDGKKKWLIAYHEVGHALLETLLKDADPLNKVTILPRSGGIGGFSQPIYNEERIDSGLYTRAWLLDQITILLGGRASEVEVFGEAEVTIGASSDIKQVASLTREMVTQLGMSDLGYVALESGGGGDVFLGGDWGNRAEYSQEMAVQIDRQVRDIVMYCYEKSRRMLRENRSLVDKLVEVLLERETLEGDEFRQIVVDYGQSVDKKPILPEPLPSLPILS from the coding sequence ATGAACCAACAATTAGGCCAACGCAGATGGGTCAGACAGCTCTCCGCACTAGTGGTGGGTGTTGTACTGTCCCAGTCTCTACCGGTATTGGCTGAGTCTAAAGACGAAAACGTATCCTACAGCGATTTTATTGAGCATGTCGAGGCTCGTAGGATAAAGACTGCCAAGATCTACGAAAAACAACGGATCGCCGAATTCAAGCTCAAAGACCAACCCGAAGATGCTGAGTTTTCTAAAGTCCTTCTGTTTGATAAGGATCCAGAGTTATTCAGCGTCCTCCGTGAGAATAAGGTTGACTTTGAACAAGTTCCTGATCCAGGGGAAAACCCCCTGTTGGGCATCTTGTCTCAATTTCTCCTCTTTATCTTCATTATTTTTCTGTTTCTTGTTTTTTTACGGCGAACAGCAGGATCTAGCAGTGGTCCAGGCCAGATTCTTAACTTTGGTAAGTCCAAAGCGCGTTTTCAGATGGAATCTGAAACCGGCGTTACCTTTGTGGATGTAGCAGGGATTGAGGAAGCCAAAGAAGAACTCCAGGAAGTTGTGACCTTCTTGAAACAGCCCGAACGATTTACGGCTGTGGGGGCTCGCATTCCTAGGGGCGTGCTGCTGATTGGCCCTCCTGGGACTGGTAAAACATTGTTAGCCAAGGCGATTTCTGGAGAAGCAGGTGTGCCTTTCTTCAGTATTTCTGGCTCCGAGTTTGTGGAGATGTTTGTTGGGGTAGGCGCTTCTCGGGTGCGCGACCTGTTCAAAAAAGCGAAAGAGAATGCTCCCTGTTTAGTCTTTATCGATGAAATTGATGCGGTCGGTCGACAGCGAGGCGCTGGCATTGGTGGTGGCAATGATGAACGGGAACAGACCCTCAACCAACTGCTTACAGAAATGGATGGTTTTGAAGGAAATACTGGCATCATTGTTATTGCTGCCACGAACCGTCCAGATATTCTCGATACCGCTCTCCTGCGTCCCGGTCGATTTGATCGTCAAGTCACCGTGGATTTGCCGGCGTTTAAGGGCCGACTCGGCATTTTAGAAGTCCATAGCCGGGAGAAGAAAATGTCTCCTCAGGTTTCCCTAGAAGCGATTGCTCGCCGTACCCCTGGTTTCTCAGGGGCGGCGTTGGCGAACCTCCTTAATGAAGCTGCTATCTTAACGGCTCGGCGTCGGAAGGATGCCATCACAGAGTTGGAAGTGGATGATGCCATCGATCGGATCACCATTGGTTTGAAAATGGCTCCCCATTTAGACGGTAAAAAGAAATGGCTGATTGCCTATCATGAAGTAGGTCATGCCTTATTAGAAACCCTCTTAAAAGATGCCGATCCACTGAATAAAGTGACGATCTTGCCTCGCTCAGGGGGAATAGGTGGCTTCTCCCAACCGATTTATAACGAAGAAAGGATCGATAGTGGTCTATATACCCGGGCATGGCTCCTCGATCAAATCACCATTTTGCTGGGGGGGCGTGCCTCTGAGGTAGAAGTATTTGGCGAAGCCGAAGTCACCATCGGTGCCAGTAGCGATATTAAGCAAGTGGCGAGTTTGACCCGGGAAATGGTCACTCAGCTGGGGATGTCTGACCTGGGCTATGTGGCCCTTGAAAGCGGCGGTGGTGGAGATGTCTTTTTAGGTGGGGACTGGGGCAATCGCGCTGAGTATTCCCAGGAGATGGCGGTACAAATTGACCGACAAGTACGGGACATTGTTATGTACTGCTATGAAAAATCTCGACGAATGCTACGGGAAAATCGTAGTTTAGTCGACAAGCTAGTGGAAGTGTTGCTGGAACGAGAAACCCTCGAAGGAGATGAATTCCGACAAATCGTAGTGGATTATGGTCAGTCGGTGGATAAGAAGCCTATTCTGCCAGAGCCATTGCCGTCATTACCCATCTTGTCCTAA